From one Triticum urartu cultivar G1812 chromosome 3, Tu2.1, whole genome shotgun sequence genomic stretch:
- the LOC125545755 gene encoding cytosolic sulfotransferase 15-like — translation MAAAQSESNHTSIMEEGQASHVAEVQGGWVLYQGCWLRPHNVQSIMLVQECFNARPDDTFLVTSPKCGITWLKALAFTITNRFRHAATSDDHPLLTHHPQDLVPFLEMPYRQLQPLADLEKLASPRLLATHMPITLLPPSVSNLGCRVVYLCRNPKDVFVSLWHFTNKVGVDYTMPMDKAFELFSDGLSPYGPIWEHNLGLWKKSIAESDNVLFLKYDEMMAEPVKHVKMLAKFLCVPFTEEEVSHRVVGDVVHLCSFDKLKSMPINSSGAIDRIGGLPMENSAYFRTGKVGDWANHLTEEMAKKLDAIIEEKLRGSGLIFLTARCHA, via the coding sequence ATGGCAGCAGCTCAAAGCGAGAGCAACCATACCAGCATCATGGAGGAAGGACAAGCGAGCCATGTTGCAGAGGTGCAAGGAGGCTGGGTCCTGTATCAAGGCTGCTGGCTGAGACCCCACAACGTGCAAAGCATCATGCTCGTGCAAGAGTGCTTCAACGCTCGCCCCGACGACACCTTCCTTGTCACGTCCCCAAAGTGCGGCATCACCTGGCTAAAGGCCCTCGCGTTCACCATCACAAACCGTTTTCGCCATGCGGCCACCAGCGATGACCACCCGCTGCTCACCCACCACCCTCAGGACCTAGTGCCGTTTCTCGAGATGCCCTACCGCCAGCTACAGCCTCTTGCTGATCTTGAGAAGCTCGCCTCACCTAGGCTCCTCGCCACCCACATGCCGATCACATTGCTACCTCCGTCCGTGTCTAACCTTGGATGCCGTGTTGTGTACCTGTGCCGCAATCCCAAGGACGTGTTTGTGTCCTTATGGCACTTCACCAACAAGGTAGGCGTGGACTACACCATGCCCATGGATAAAGCATTTGAGTTGTTTTCTGATGGGCTATCCCCGTATGGGCCTATATGGGAACACAATCTTGGTTTATGGAAGAAAAGCATAGCGGAGAGCGACAATGTCCTTTTCTTGAAGTATGACGAGATGATGGCCGAACCAGTCAAGCACGTCAAGATGCTCGCCAAGTTCCTCTGTGTCCCCTTCACCGAGGAGGAGGTGAGCCATAGAGTCGTGGGGGATGTCGTGCACCTGTGTAGCTTCGATAAGCTCAAGAGCATGCCAATCAATTCATCAGGAGCAATTGATCGGATTGGCGGGCTGCCAATGGAGAACTCTGCCTACTTTAGGACCGGAAAGGTCGGTGACTGGGCAAACCACTTGACGGAAGAGATGGCAAAGAAGCTGGATGCCATTATTGAGGAGAAGCTGAGAGGATCTGGTCTCATATTTTTGACAGCTCGGTGTCATGCTTaa